The following proteins are encoded in a genomic region of Herminiimonas arsenicoxydans:
- a CDS encoding putative NUDIX hydrolase (Evidence 3 : Function proposed based on presence of conserved amino acid motif, structural feature or limited homology; Product type pe : putative enzyme): MNTLHFDPELLPVDSLGGEDAITLEQLKAEALRARFLNPPVWSPEIRVERLVRQLNRPLMDAAVLLPIVMRDPGPTLLLTQRTAHLHDHAGQISFPGGRVEPGDGSPIETALRETEEEVGLARRHIDVIGALPDYHTGTGFRVTPVVGIVQPPFDVHPDTFEVAEIFEVPLAFLMNGAHHQRRTAQFETGSRTFYVMPYERHFIWGATAGMLRNLFHFLRA; this comes from the coding sequence TTGAACACATTGCATTTTGATCCGGAATTGCTCCCCGTTGATTCGCTCGGGGGAGAGGACGCCATTACGCTGGAACAATTGAAGGCAGAGGCATTGCGTGCACGATTCTTGAATCCGCCAGTATGGTCACCGGAGATCAGGGTGGAGCGTCTGGTGCGACAGCTGAACCGGCCGCTGATGGATGCGGCTGTCCTGCTGCCTATCGTGATGCGTGATCCTGGGCCGACGCTGTTGCTGACACAGCGCACTGCACATTTGCATGATCATGCCGGACAAATCAGCTTTCCGGGTGGACGTGTCGAGCCTGGCGACGGTTCGCCGATAGAAACCGCATTGCGCGAAACGGAAGAAGAAGTGGGCCTCGCACGTCGCCACATTGACGTGATAGGCGCGCTGCCCGACTATCATACCGGCACTGGTTTTCGCGTGACGCCAGTGGTCGGCATCGTACAGCCGCCATTCGATGTGCATCCCGATACCTTTGAAGTGGCGGAGATTTTTGAAGTCCCTCTCGCTTTTCTAATGAACGGTGCTCATCATCAGCGTCGCACCGCTCAATTTGAAACCGGCAGCCGCACCTTTTACGTGATGCCTTACGAACGCCATTTCATTTGGGGTGCAACAGCAGGTATGCTGCGCAATCTGTTCCATTTTTTGCGTGCCTAG
- a CDS encoding putative cobalamin biosynthesis protein CobD-like (Evidence 3 : Function proposed based on presence of conserved amino acid motif, structural feature or limited homology; Product type pe : putative enzyme), whose amino-acid sequence MTFFSILFALLIEQLKPLRADNPVYAGARALAEKLEKSFNAGQVQHGRIAWFLMIAAFIVPVALLYWISLKIGPLAALVVNVAVVYVTLGFRHYSHFFTSIQLALNNGDEATARSLLAEWTKRDTADMDVSEVARIAVEKALVTTHRNVFGVFFWILTPLGPVGAIMYRVAEYLARAWNEPKAAEREEFGRFAAQAFYWIDWIPVRLTAAAFAVVGNFEDAIYAWRNFAGRWQDEAVGIILSAGGGAMGIRLGASVENAADVIPVDAGTVDSITLETEAPVGEEASVRALQSTVGLVWRALLLWMLLVLLLSIAKWLG is encoded by the coding sequence ATGACATTTTTTTCCATCCTCTTTGCGCTATTGATCGAACAATTAAAGCCCTTGCGTGCGGATAATCCGGTCTATGCCGGCGCCCGGGCCCTCGCTGAAAAACTGGAAAAATCGTTCAACGCCGGACAGGTACAGCATGGACGCATCGCCTGGTTTCTGATGATTGCGGCATTCATCGTTCCGGTTGCCTTGCTCTACTGGATCAGCCTCAAGATCGGCCCGCTGGCGGCCCTGGTCGTGAATGTCGCAGTGGTGTATGTAACGTTGGGGTTTCGTCATTACAGTCATTTTTTTACTTCCATTCAGCTCGCACTGAATAACGGCGACGAAGCGACTGCGCGTTCCTTGCTGGCTGAATGGACCAAGCGCGATACCGCCGACATGGATGTGAGCGAAGTCGCACGCATCGCAGTGGAAAAGGCTTTGGTCACCACGCATAGAAATGTGTTCGGCGTCTTTTTCTGGATATTGACACCGCTGGGCCCGGTCGGCGCCATCATGTACCGTGTCGCCGAATATCTGGCGCGCGCATGGAACGAACCCAAAGCGGCGGAGCGTGAAGAATTCGGCCGTTTTGCGGCGCAGGCGTTTTACTGGATAGACTGGATTCCGGTGCGTTTGACTGCTGCCGCATTTGCGGTGGTCGGCAATTTCGAGGATGCGATTTATGCGTGGCGTAATTTTGCCGGACGCTGGCAGGATGAGGCGGTTGGCATCATTCTTTCCGCGGGCGGCGGTGCGATGGGCATACGCCTTGGCGCTTCGGTGGAAAACGCCGCCGATGTGATCCCGGTCGATGCGGGCACGGTGGATTCCATTACTCTGGAAACCGAGGCCCCGGTCGGTGAGGAGGCATCTGTTCGCGCCCTGCAGAGCACGGTTGGACTGGTATGGCGCGCTCTGCTGTTGTGGATGTTGCTGGTATTGTTATTGTCAATCGCAAAATGGCTGGGTTGA
- a CDS encoding conserved hypothetical protein; putative exported protein (Evidence 4 : Homologs of previously reported genes of unknown function), which produces MLTLLLGVLISALLFTALRRLEHDKVDIDFQQQAKVRVAAVQNGLDSSLSVLRDVNRLFVAFDTVSREQFRSFATPLLVRNPYIQALNFHRIVSAQERPQYELAMRAQYPDFTIMDISHGKPVPAPIGERDHYRVVEYIEPVQGNEAAFGVDADSYPFQTVAMQRAVDTGEPSATGLLPLTQEREMQKGIIVLMPVYRKGAPLTDVAARRQALIGDTAAVFRSGDLIAKSLAAEGFLLVSKADLDMNISVYASEKADQGSLVFHKGSRAEPTAQPLSALPMWLFYNQPDPYHHVFSVAGQTWHMEVSTPPAWFAMERSNALWAFLAGLFFTAAAAIYLQAVLDRSRRIQLQVDERTAQLRIANEDLSADIAARKRAEYALQLRERAIEASANSIIIISAEAPHYAIEYVNPAFERITGYSAEEAIGVNLCFLWGTDVDQPGIEEIRATASAEREGHAVLRNYRKDGTLFWSDLYIAPVKDDTGTVSHFIVVQYDITATKRYESELEFQTNRDALTGLANRSLMRDRLGQAVSYAHRYGHPIWILFVDLDRFKFVNDTLGHQAGDILLKAVSARLQAAVRDTDTVARMGGDEFVLILPERTDAGLSTGIMQRIMESIAQPLTIEGHEFFISGSIGVAVYPADGETPEELIKHADIAMYRAKETGRNNFQFYTPAMNERALERLHIEGDLRNALEREEFTLHYQPQVDLRSGQIVGVEALIRWQHPELGMVPPVRFIGLAEENGLIVPIGAWVIRTACLQNKVWQESGFGHLRMSVNLSARQFAQEDLVDSIAVSLREANLAPEYLEIELTESLVMADVDRAIGILRELKALGVQLSIDDFGTGYSSLSYLKRFPIDVLKIDRSFVNDITIDPDDAAIVASVISLAHSLRLDVIAEGVETEEQLTYLREHNCDQIQGYFFSRPVTAEAFSVMLKDGKRLQIETTAS; this is translated from the coding sequence ATGCTGACATTACTGCTGGGGGTACTGATCAGCGCGTTGCTCTTTACGGCGCTACGCCGCCTTGAGCATGACAAAGTCGATATCGATTTTCAGCAACAGGCGAAGGTGCGTGTTGCTGCCGTTCAGAATGGACTCGATAGTTCGCTCAGTGTATTACGCGACGTCAATCGCCTGTTCGTCGCCTTCGATACGGTAAGTCGCGAACAATTCCGTTCTTTTGCCACGCCTCTGCTGGTGCGCAATCCTTATATACAGGCACTTAATTTTCATCGCATTGTCTCCGCCCAGGAGCGGCCACAATATGAATTGGCCATGCGTGCGCAGTATCCGGATTTCACGATCATGGATATATCGCATGGGAAGCCGGTACCGGCGCCTATCGGGGAGCGCGATCATTATCGTGTGGTGGAATATATCGAGCCCGTGCAGGGCAACGAAGCGGCGTTCGGGGTGGATGCCGATTCCTATCCATTCCAGACGGTGGCCATGCAGCGCGCGGTGGATACCGGCGAACCTTCCGCTACCGGCCTGCTGCCTCTGACGCAAGAACGTGAAATGCAAAAGGGCATCATCGTGCTGATGCCGGTTTATCGCAAAGGCGCTCCGTTGACCGATGTTGCCGCGCGCCGGCAGGCGCTCATCGGTGATACGGCGGCCGTATTTCGCAGCGGTGACCTGATTGCCAAATCGCTGGCAGCAGAAGGATTTCTGCTGGTATCGAAGGCCGATCTCGATATGAATATCAGCGTATATGCGAGCGAGAAGGCCGATCAGGGCAGCCTGGTCTTTCATAAAGGCAGCCGTGCCGAACCGACGGCACAGCCGCTGTCTGCTTTGCCCATGTGGCTGTTTTACAATCAACCCGACCCTTACCATCACGTATTCAGTGTCGCTGGGCAGACCTGGCATATGGAGGTATCAACGCCGCCAGCCTGGTTCGCGATGGAGCGCAGCAACGCATTGTGGGCCTTCCTGGCAGGCCTGTTTTTCACAGCGGCCGCGGCGATTTACCTGCAGGCCGTATTGGACAGGTCGCGGCGCATTCAACTGCAGGTTGATGAGAGGACTGCACAATTACGCATCGCCAATGAAGATCTGAGCGCCGATATTGCAGCACGCAAGCGGGCTGAATACGCGCTGCAGCTGCGCGAGCGTGCGATCGAGGCGAGCGCAAATTCCATCATCATTATCAGTGCAGAGGCGCCGCATTATGCGATTGAATATGTCAATCCTGCATTCGAGCGCATCACCGGCTATTCCGCAGAAGAGGCGATAGGCGTCAACCTGTGTTTCTTGTGGGGCACGGATGTCGATCAGCCTGGCATTGAAGAAATCCGCGCTACTGCCAGTGCGGAAAGAGAAGGTCATGCCGTTCTGCGCAACTACCGCAAGGATGGCACCCTGTTCTGGAGCGATCTGTACATCGCGCCGGTCAAGGATGATACCGGCACGGTCAGTCATTTCATTGTGGTGCAATACGATATTACCGCCACCAAGCGTTATGAGTCGGAGCTGGAATTCCAGACCAATCGCGATGCGCTGACCGGCCTGGCGAATCGCAGCCTGATGCGCGATCGCCTGGGGCAGGCAGTATCTTATGCACATCGCTACGGACATCCGATCTGGATTCTGTTTGTCGATCTGGATCGCTTCAAATTCGTCAACGATACTTTGGGGCATCAGGCCGGCGACATATTGCTGAAAGCCGTGTCGGCACGTTTGCAGGCGGCGGTGCGCGATACGGATACGGTCGCGCGGATGGGCGGCGATGAGTTCGTGCTGATTCTGCCCGAACGTACCGACGCCGGACTATCGACCGGTATCATGCAAAGAATCATGGAATCGATCGCGCAGCCGCTGACGATAGAGGGCCACGAATTTTTCATCAGTGGCAGCATCGGCGTAGCCGTTTATCCGGCAGATGGCGAAACGCCGGAAGAATTGATCAAGCATGCAGATATTGCAATGTATCGCGCCAAGGAAACCGGACGTAACAACTTCCAGTTTTATACGCCGGCGATGAATGAGCGCGCGCTGGAACGTTTGCATATTGAGGGTGATTTGCGCAATGCGCTGGAGCGCGAGGAATTCACGCTGCATTATCAGCCGCAAGTGGATTTGCGCAGCGGCCAGATTGTCGGTGTCGAAGCATTGATACGCTGGCAGCATCCGGAGCTGGGCATGGTGCCGCCGGTTCGTTTTATAGGACTGGCCGAAGAAAATGGCTTGATCGTGCCCATAGGTGCGTGGGTCATACGCACCGCCTGCCTGCAGAACAAGGTATGGCAGGAGAGCGGGTTTGGACATTTGCGCATGTCGGTCAATTTGTCTGCGCGCCAGTTCGCCCAGGAAGATCTGGTGGATTCGATTGCAGTCAGTTTGCGTGAAGCGAATCTGGCACCGGAATACCTGGAAATCGAGTTGACGGAAAGCCTGGTGATGGCAGATGTCGATCGCGCGATCGGCATTCTGCGCGAATTGAAAGCGCTGGGAGTGCAACTGTCGATTGACGATTTCGGCACCGGTTATTCGAGCCTGTCCTATCTGAAGCGTTTTCCGATCGATGTATTGAAAATCGATCGCTCGTTTGTCAACGACATCACAATCGATCCGGACGATGCGGCGATCGTCGCCTCCGTCATTTCACTGGCGCACAGCCTGCGACTGGACGTGATTGCAGAAGGGGTGGAAACCGAGGAGCAGCTTACCTATTTGCGCGAACACAATTGCGATCAAATCCAGGGCTACTTCTTCAGCCGTCCGGTTACTGCAGAAGCATTCAGCGTGATGCTGAAAGACGGCAAGCGTTTGCAGATTGAAACGACTGCCTCCTGA
- a CDS encoding putative Glycosyltransferase (Evidence 3 : Function proposed based on presence of conserved amino acid motif, structural feature or limited homology; Product type pe : putative enzyme) — MNLQSFVAIATWCVIGYFIVSKISYFLLNVLSIFNMHRIEQGKVLADLPHIYSGLEPPISLLLSTRNHATTIAASVQALLQLDYPTFEIIVVNDGSHDASLDTLIAAFDLHAFPEAYRIQLATQPVRRIYRSTRHPNLRVIDKEYGGQADALNAGINASRYPLFCSVDDNTILHRDSLHRIVAPFLNDNKVIASAGAVRVANGCELKNGLLDKIALPQHWLPLFQIIEYLRTSLFAPLGWSTLNGMLIVPAAGVGLFRKEVVLEAGGYRTDTTIENMELIVRMHRLMREKRRAYQITFVADPVCWHRVPQDLAALKNQRMHWQQGLLDSLSQNMGLLFSRNGGVPGRVAFPFFILFEWLGPAIELFGYIFILLAYACGLISGQACLAFFSVAIGLGILLSASGLLLEEMSFHLYRGTGDIAKLVGMAIIGNLGYRQLNLAWRSLGMACWLMGRKSGRNRIE; from the coding sequence ATGAACCTGCAATCATTCGTGGCTATAGCGACCTGGTGCGTGATCGGCTACTTCATCGTTTCCAAAATCAGTTATTTTTTGCTGAACGTACTGTCGATATTCAACATGCATCGCATCGAGCAGGGAAAGGTACTGGCAGATCTGCCGCATATCTATTCCGGCCTCGAACCGCCTATCAGCCTGTTGCTGAGCACACGCAATCATGCAACAACCATTGCCGCTTCGGTACAGGCCTTGCTGCAACTTGATTACCCGACCTTTGAAATCATCGTTGTCAATGATGGTTCGCACGATGCAAGTCTGGATACCCTGATCGCTGCCTTCGACCTGCATGCATTCCCGGAAGCCTATCGCATCCAGCTGGCGACGCAGCCGGTACGACGCATTTATCGTTCGACGCGCCATCCGAATTTACGCGTCATCGACAAGGAATACGGCGGCCAGGCAGATGCATTGAATGCCGGCATCAATGCTTCACGCTACCCATTATTTTGCAGCGTCGATGACAACACGATCCTGCACCGCGACAGCCTGCACCGCATCGTCGCGCCCTTCCTGAACGACAACAAGGTGATCGCAAGCGCAGGTGCGGTGCGGGTCGCCAATGGCTGCGAACTGAAAAACGGCTTGCTCGACAAGATAGCCTTGCCGCAGCACTGGCTGCCCTTGTTTCAAATCATTGAATATCTGCGCACCTCGCTGTTTGCACCACTGGGCTGGTCGACCCTGAATGGCATGCTGATCGTGCCGGCTGCGGGTGTCGGCCTGTTCCGCAAGGAGGTGGTGCTGGAAGCCGGCGGTTATCGCACCGACACGACCATCGAAAACATGGAACTGATCGTGCGCATGCACCGCCTGATGCGCGAGAAGCGGCGAGCCTATCAAATTACCTTCGTTGCCGATCCGGTGTGCTGGCACCGGGTACCGCAAGACCTGGCGGCCCTGAAAAACCAGCGCATGCACTGGCAGCAAGGGCTGCTGGACAGTCTGAGTCAAAACATGGGCTTGCTGTTTTCCCGCAATGGCGGCGTACCGGGGCGCGTCGCGTTCCCATTCTTCATCCTGTTTGAATGGCTGGGGCCGGCCATTGAATTATTCGGTTATATATTCATCCTGCTCGCCTACGCCTGCGGCCTGATTTCAGGGCAAGCCTGTCTGGCATTTTTTTCCGTAGCGATCGGGCTGGGAATCTTGCTGTCGGCGTCCGGCCTGCTGCTGGAAGAAATGTCTTTTCATCTCTATCGAGGAACAGGCGACATTGCAAAATTGGTGGGTATGGCGATTATCGGCAATCTGGGTTATCGCCAATTGAACCTGGCATGGCGCTCACTCGGCATGGCTTGCTGGCTGATGGGACGCAAGAGCGGCCGGAACAGAATCGAATAA
- a CDS encoding conserved hypothetical protein; putative HEAT repeat (Evidence 4 : Homologs of previously reported genes of unknown function) yields MPASPLFAYIAWIGISAVGLTLLLALMMVYLRTSLNRRQQEEQAFLAVWRPLLLSALDCSVSAVLPTLAVHERVHFLKLWNNLMHSATGIAADNLISIAYSVGGDYFSRRMLRHGSRVECLLATLALGHMRDHPSWELLVTQTLSADSVTSSYAFQALVQIDAENTAQQLMPLLLARDDWPITHVAAILQSAHGAFLLPLLEATSEIKSVHLVRTLHLIEALHLAVPQTIVLRLLDKANDTETIIAALRIANDAGLLGHIRAYLSHPDWRVRVQAAKVLGRIGEHADVNRLIPLLADAEWWVRYRAARALVGMPFFSLAEVELLRDNLSDRFARDMLCQVLAERRPI; encoded by the coding sequence GTGCCTGCCAGCCCACTCTTTGCATACATTGCCTGGATAGGCATCAGCGCAGTCGGTCTGACGCTGCTGCTGGCATTGATGATGGTTTATCTGCGCACCTCGCTGAATCGACGGCAGCAGGAAGAGCAGGCTTTTCTGGCGGTCTGGCGGCCGCTGCTGTTGAGTGCGCTGGACTGCTCCGTTTCTGCCGTTTTGCCAACGCTGGCCGTACATGAGCGCGTGCATTTTCTAAAACTCTGGAACAATTTGATGCACAGCGCGACTGGTATCGCTGCCGATAATCTGATCAGCATTGCCTATTCCGTCGGCGGCGATTATTTTTCACGCCGCATGCTCAGACACGGCAGCCGCGTCGAATGCCTGCTGGCGACGCTGGCCCTCGGCCATATGCGCGATCATCCGTCGTGGGAATTGCTGGTGACTCAAACGCTCTCCGCCGACAGCGTTACTTCCAGCTATGCCTTCCAGGCACTGGTGCAGATCGATGCAGAAAACACTGCGCAGCAATTGATGCCGCTGCTGCTGGCGCGCGATGACTGGCCGATCACTCATGTCGCGGCCATCCTGCAATCCGCCCATGGCGCATTTCTGCTGCCCTTGCTGGAAGCAACCTCAGAAATAAAATCCGTGCATCTGGTGCGCACCCTGCACCTGATCGAAGCCCTCCATCTGGCAGTGCCGCAAACGATAGTGCTGCGTCTGCTGGATAAGGCCAACGATACCGAAACCATTATTGCTGCACTGCGCATCGCCAACGATGCCGGCTTGCTGGGGCATATTCGCGCTTACTTAAGCCATCCGGACTGGCGCGTCCGGGTACAGGCGGCAAAGGTATTGGGACGTATCGGCGAACACGCCGACGTCAACCGGCTGATTCCATTGCTCGCCGATGCAGAATGGTGGGTGCGTTACCGCGCTGCACGGGCCCTGGTGGGCATGCCGTTTTTCAGCCTCGCGGAGGTAGAACTGCTGCGCGACAATCTGTCTGACCGCTTTGCACGCGATATGCTCTGCCAGGTACTGGCGGAAAGACGTCCGATATGA
- a CDS encoding hypothetical protein (Evidence 5 : No homology to any previously reported sequences), with protein MQRVGWQALNGTLLNGVLLEGAAGQGIRYKAQYAAAYLRPSIPSARYCFLPKYQHSGEMDEWSAT; from the coding sequence ATGCAAAGAGTGGGCTGGCAGGCACTTAATGGAACGCTGCTGAATGGGGTGTTGTTGGAGGGAGCTGCGGGACAAGGCATCCGCTACAAAGCGCAATATGCTGCTGCGTACCTGCGCCCATCCATCCCGTCCGCAAGATATTGCTTTTTGCCAAAGTACCAGCACAGCGGGGAAATGGATGAATGGTCAGCAACATAA
- a CDS encoding putative Serine-type D-Ala-D-Ala carboxypeptidase (Evidence 3 : Function proposed based on presence of conserved amino acid motif, structural feature or limited homology; Product type pe : putative enzyme): MRIVQQLFFAISLFFPIASCFSCVHAAGLPLPVTDALKRSGIPLNAVGAYVQDVSGPVPRIAVNSMVGFNPASTMKLVTSNAALDLLGPAFTWKTQVYATGTQSGDVLNGDLVIKGSGDPKLVTEKFWQLLRQIRAAGIREIRGNLILDRSAFDGMSYDAAQFDGDPLKPYNVGPDALLLNYKVFAFHFLPDPARHLVDVSVDPPLAGYPITPPVLLDGACADWQAKSLPTLNRKGASFAGSFAAACGEKTWYLHPYQMSATEYFNVVFRQLWTDVGGVFKGEVNDGVLPSGARMLTEWQSPALPEVVRDINKYSNNVMARQLLLTLASDVLKLPATPERGGRVVKTWLAAKGIDTSQLVIENGSGLSRIERISAEALGRMLVAAFQSPVMPELMSALPLAGYDGTMRKRLLAQTVAGRAHIKTGSLNDVRAVAGYVLAASGKRYAVVCIINHINAPGGQAAHDALLQWVYENG; this comes from the coding sequence ATGCGAATCGTCCAACAGCTCTTTTTTGCCATTTCCCTGTTTTTCCCCATCGCTTCCTGCTTCTCTTGTGTCCACGCTGCAGGATTGCCCTTGCCTGTTACCGATGCCTTGAAGCGCAGCGGGATTCCGCTCAATGCGGTGGGCGCCTATGTGCAAGATGTTTCGGGGCCGGTTCCGCGCATTGCTGTCAACAGTATGGTCGGCTTCAATCCGGCTTCCACGATGAAACTGGTGACCAGCAATGCCGCGCTCGATTTGCTGGGCCCGGCTTTTACCTGGAAAACCCAGGTCTATGCCACCGGAACACAAAGTGGTGATGTGTTGAATGGCGACCTGGTGATCAAGGGCAGCGGCGACCCCAAACTGGTGACGGAAAAATTCTGGCAATTGCTGCGCCAGATTCGCGCTGCCGGAATACGCGAAATTCGCGGCAATCTGATTCTGGATCGCAGTGCTTTTGACGGCATGTCCTACGATGCCGCGCAATTCGATGGTGATCCACTGAAGCCATATAACGTCGGGCCGGATGCATTGCTGCTGAATTACAAGGTATTCGCCTTTCATTTTCTGCCGGATCCGGCGCGTCATCTGGTGGATGTCAGCGTCGATCCGCCGCTGGCCGGCTATCCGATTACGCCACCCGTATTGCTGGATGGCGCCTGTGCCGACTGGCAGGCAAAATCGCTGCCGACACTGAATCGCAAGGGCGCCAGTTTCGCCGGTTCATTTGCCGCGGCATGCGGCGAGAAAACCTGGTATCTGCACCCTTACCAGATGAGCGCAACAGAGTATTTCAATGTCGTATTCCGTCAATTGTGGACAGATGTCGGTGGTGTATTCAAGGGCGAGGTCAACGATGGCGTATTGCCGTCCGGCGCAAGAATGCTGACGGAGTGGCAATCGCCGGCATTGCCGGAAGTTGTGCGCGACATCAACAAGTACAGCAATAATGTCATGGCGCGACAATTGCTGTTGACGCTGGCGTCGGATGTTCTCAAGTTGCCGGCGACCCCGGAGCGGGGCGGGCGGGTCGTCAAAACCTGGCTGGCGGCCAAAGGTATCGATACCAGCCAGTTGGTGATTGAAAATGGCTCGGGATTGTCGCGCATCGAACGTATCTCGGCAGAAGCCCTGGGACGCATGCTGGTCGCGGCCTTTCAATCGCCGGTCATGCCGGAGCTGATGTCCGCATTGCCGCTGGCTGGTTACGATGGCACGATGCGCAAGCGCCTGCTAGCGCAAACCGTTGCCGGGCGTGCGCATATCAAAACCGGTTCATTGAATGATGTGCGTGCGGTGGCGGGCTATGTACTGGCGGCTTCGGGCAAACGTTATGCAGTCGTCTGCATCATCAACCACATCAATGCGCCTGGCGGACAAGCTGCGCATGACGCCTTGCTGCAATGGGTATATGAAAATGGTTGA
- a CDS encoding Conserved hypothetical protein; putative exported protein (Evidence 4 : Homologs of previously reported genes of unknown function), translating to MNKFSRALRHAGTTKSHGKKAFPSATLSAIQTIIAAGETQHRAEIRLIVEPSLDLTEVLSGMTSRERARELFTHYHIWDTEENCGILIYINLADHQVEIIADRGIARLVPPADWHAVCKTMTDGFAQKNYHDSVLNGLQQLNTLLQKYFPEGESPQGPQPNQLSNQPILL from the coding sequence ATGAATAAATTTTCACGCGCACTGCGGCATGCAGGCACCACAAAATCGCACGGGAAAAAAGCATTCCCAAGCGCCACTCTGAGCGCCATTCAAACCATAATCGCTGCCGGCGAAACGCAGCATCGCGCCGAAATTCGCCTCATCGTCGAACCTTCGCTCGATCTGACAGAAGTATTGAGCGGAATGACCTCGCGCGAACGTGCACGCGAGTTGTTCACGCACTACCATATCTGGGATACCGAAGAAAACTGCGGCATACTGATTTACATCAATCTGGCCGATCATCAGGTTGAAATCATTGCCGATCGCGGTATTGCACGCCTTGTGCCGCCAGCTGACTGGCACGCCGTTTGCAAAACCATGACCGACGGTTTCGCACAAAAGAATTATCACGACAGCGTACTGAACGGCTTGCAGCAACTGAACACGCTATTGCAGAAATATTTCCCGGAAGGCGAATCGCCGCAAGGTCCTCAACCGAATCAATTATCCAACCAGCCTATCCTGCTCTGA
- a CDS encoding conserved hypothetical protein; putative exported protein (Evidence 4 : Homologs of previously reported genes of unknown function): MKILRQLLACTLAFFCVLAGAQNLVAVPQLKERVTDLAGMLNAGQRTTLENVLADYETRTGSQIAVLLIDSTEPETIEQYSIRVADTWKLGRKGVDDGVILLIAKNNSTASGRMRIETGRGVQGVLTDAQSKRVLQDVIAPHFRQNDYYGGLASGISVITSLLDKEAFPEPAQGGKAQNNDGFGWGPFIFFAFLIVMTMLRSRGGGRRGHSSDGWGNSAGVILGGMIGNEIGRRSSGGGFGGFGGGGGGGFSGGGGGFDGGGASGNW, from the coding sequence ATGAAAATCCTCCGTCAGTTGCTGGCTTGCACACTCGCATTTTTTTGCGTGCTGGCCGGCGCCCAGAATCTGGTTGCCGTGCCGCAGCTCAAGGAGCGCGTCACCGACCTGGCCGGCATGCTGAACGCCGGCCAGCGGACTACGCTGGAAAATGTACTGGCGGATTACGAAACGCGCACCGGCAGCCAGATCGCCGTGCTGTTGATAGACAGCACCGAGCCGGAAACCATAGAGCAATACAGCATACGCGTGGCCGACACATGGAAACTGGGACGCAAAGGTGTCGATGACGGTGTGATCCTGCTGATTGCAAAAAACAATTCCACCGCTTCCGGCCGCATGCGCATAGAAACCGGACGCGGCGTGCAGGGCGTGCTGACCGACGCCCAATCGAAGCGCGTATTGCAGGACGTGATTGCACCGCATTTCCGGCAGAACGATTATTACGGGGGGCTGGCTTCCGGCATCTCCGTGATCACCAGCCTGCTGGACAAAGAGGCATTTCCCGAACCGGCACAAGGCGGCAAGGCGCAAAACAACGACGGCTTTGGCTGGGGGCCATTTATTTTCTTTGCCTTCCTGATCGTGATGACGATGCTGCGCAGCCGTGGCGGCGGCAGACGCGGCCATAGCAGCGATGGCTGGGGCAATTCTGCCGGCGTGATTCTGGGCGGCATGATAGGCAACGAAATCGGCCGCCGTTCATCCGGTGGCGGCTTCGGCGGTTTTGGTGGCGGTGGTGGTGGCGGATTTTCCGGCGGCGGCGGTGGTTTTGACGGCGGCGGTGCCTCGGGGAATTGGTGA